Proteins found in one Actinokineospora alba genomic segment:
- a CDS encoding TIGR02680 family protein — MSTPDETAADPTTVGRWRLHRGGIVNIWQYREQTFDFSGGRAIFQGTNGSGKSRTLELLLPLCLDGDLRYLGSKGAGTVSIRRLMLDDYDGGPNRIGYAWIELHRTGAAGQDEYLTCGIGVKASATSQQISDSWRFVTPSRVGTHFQLASADRVPLGPAALRDVLGADRIYDEAAFRAKVAETVYGVPGGRYGDLLHLQRTLRNPDIGLKVQDGQLEQILSDALPPLDIGVVEQLATSFEDLESIRENIGRLSLADEAMSAFLSGYSGYALNALHAAGSRAAGANGVLDKAHAEIRTLQGKLATDSGKHRGAEEKVQLLEERDAELENSIDSLKSLPAYQGLRDLQDRERLVERTREAAGAALDNAATQRNHADRAVETVLTVLRRLGGDLEDATELAHSTVDGLVAAGLDPSLCPPLPVAPKPLPRTMSDKVRAKPDPEAEPLEIQRRTPPEIAPDELDAELTAAAARVTEAGSQLAQRGALAMSLHERARKLDAERAELDRLQTKAREAQIEATETAGRRNEARQRFGVAAEMWCEQARAWTKAGPFAEDHAPRPPGQPSVARIEEVPDASRQARDSARQWAAPHLSALRQQVVGARQVVDDLVGRIKDTEARLIELRKGVDATPPPPQYADAERDSAAGRPFYRLVDFAAGKADAGLEAALQASGLLNAWVTADGLADPAVSDVLATVDTKAARPLSAVLTPAVEPDSPVPADVVARLLDAVSYEGEHPGLTVWSSGRWRAGVLTGALSKKDAEFVGAGAREAARKRSITELGAALETMHEQLTEAETELRHRVQAVEVWESHLDAFPDDREVIAGRVSATESERLAAETSAKADLLRAEHLSADGRVKAMETELAQDAGAAGLPADTEALRQAHRAATQARGAAESLRDALAKRCAGTVRDLVEALHDHNAAVDDRDTAEAVANEKCVAFHREAAALAELTSAIGGEAEGVARQLTELERQRRTTREELPAARKATTELSNQVVKTQTLLDTRVAEIDGKRAAAATAARAFTDALAAPGVWPAAVDADRPADDEEAFALLETAVSQAKRLPSEENVLTKLQALQASLAGTHNVLPERHAGILTVVVSAEEGPAPVAVAAKRVADRLAERRGFLTEQYQGIFALHLVRELAERLSGQIAVAEDLTRRMNDVLDTARSSQGVHVQLDWQPAAWLDESTVEALKLLRMPFADRSEEQDARLQQVFTDRIEAERDSASGGYTEILARALDYRSWFAFTVRVRDSAPDGKPRSRRLRQLSSGETRLISYVTLFAAAAAFYGAISAGVAATSRMSPLRLVLLDEAFERLDDPTIARMLGLLVDLDMDWVITWPSGWGVSDRIPRMHIYDVLRPKSGHGVACTHTTWDGGGLERDDP, encoded by the coding sequence GTGAGCACGCCGGATGAGACGGCAGCCGATCCGACGACGGTGGGCCGCTGGCGGCTGCACCGGGGCGGGATCGTCAACATCTGGCAGTACCGCGAGCAGACGTTCGACTTCTCCGGCGGCCGCGCGATCTTCCAGGGCACCAACGGCTCCGGCAAGTCCCGCACCCTGGAACTGCTGCTGCCGCTGTGCCTCGACGGCGACCTGCGCTACCTGGGCTCCAAGGGCGCGGGCACGGTGTCGATCCGCAGGCTCATGCTCGACGACTACGACGGCGGCCCCAACCGCATCGGCTACGCGTGGATCGAGCTGCACCGCACCGGCGCGGCCGGTCAGGACGAGTACCTGACCTGCGGCATCGGGGTGAAGGCCTCGGCGACGTCGCAGCAGATCAGCGACTCGTGGCGGTTCGTCACGCCCTCGCGCGTCGGCACCCACTTCCAGCTCGCCTCCGCCGACCGGGTCCCGCTGGGTCCGGCCGCGCTGCGCGACGTGCTCGGCGCCGACCGGATCTACGACGAGGCCGCGTTCCGCGCGAAGGTCGCGGAGACGGTCTACGGCGTGCCGGGCGGCCGCTATGGCGACCTGCTCCACCTGCAGCGCACCCTGCGAAACCCCGACATCGGCCTGAAGGTCCAGGACGGGCAGCTCGAGCAGATCCTCTCCGACGCGCTGCCGCCGCTCGACATCGGCGTCGTCGAGCAGCTCGCGACCTCGTTCGAGGACCTGGAGTCGATCCGGGAGAACATCGGCAGGCTCAGCCTGGCCGACGAGGCCATGAGCGCGTTCCTGTCGGGCTACTCGGGTTACGCGCTCAACGCGCTGCACGCGGCGGGCAGCCGGGCGGCGGGCGCGAACGGCGTCCTCGACAAGGCGCACGCCGAAATCCGTACCCTGCAAGGGAAACTCGCCACCGACAGCGGCAAGCACCGCGGTGCCGAGGAGAAAGTCCAGCTGCTGGAGGAGCGCGACGCCGAGCTGGAGAACAGCATCGACTCGCTCAAGTCGCTGCCCGCCTACCAGGGGCTGCGCGACCTTCAGGACCGTGAGCGGCTGGTGGAGCGCACGCGCGAGGCGGCGGGGGCCGCGCTCGACAACGCCGCCACCCAGCGCAACCACGCCGACCGCGCGGTCGAGACCGTGCTGACCGTGCTGCGCAGGCTCGGCGGCGACCTCGAGGACGCCACCGAACTCGCACACTCCACAGTGGACGGATTGGTCGCCGCCGGGCTCGACCCGAGCCTGTGCCCACCGCTGCCCGTGGCGCCGAAGCCGTTGCCGCGCACCATGTCCGACAAGGTCCGGGCCAAGCCCGACCCGGAGGCCGAGCCGCTGGAGATCCAGCGCCGCACGCCGCCGGAGATCGCGCCGGACGAGCTGGACGCGGAGCTGACCGCCGCGGCCGCACGGGTCACCGAGGCCGGATCGCAGCTCGCCCAGCGCGGCGCGCTGGCGATGTCACTGCACGAACGCGCGCGCAAGCTCGACGCCGAGCGAGCCGAACTCGACCGCCTGCAGACCAAGGCCCGCGAGGCGCAGATCGAGGCCACCGAGACCGCGGGACGCCGAAACGAGGCGCGCCAACGGTTCGGTGTCGCCGCCGAGATGTGGTGCGAGCAGGCACGCGCGTGGACCAAGGCGGGCCCGTTCGCCGAGGACCACGCTCCCCGCCCGCCGGGTCAGCCCTCGGTCGCCCGCATCGAGGAGGTGCCGGACGCCAGCAGGCAGGCACGGGACTCCGCGCGACAGTGGGCGGCGCCGCACCTCTCGGCGCTGCGCCAGCAGGTCGTGGGCGCCCGCCAGGTCGTCGACGATCTCGTGGGCCGGATCAAGGACACCGAGGCGCGGCTGATCGAGCTGCGCAAGGGTGTCGACGCCACTCCCCCGCCGCCGCAGTACGCCGACGCCGAGCGCGATTCCGCCGCGGGCAGGCCGTTCTACCGCCTGGTCGACTTCGCCGCGGGCAAGGCCGACGCCGGACTTGAGGCAGCCCTGCAAGCCAGCGGGCTGCTCAACGCGTGGGTCACCGCCGACGGCCTCGCCGACCCGGCCGTGTCCGACGTGCTCGCCACCGTGGACACCAAGGCGGCGCGCCCGCTGTCCGCGGTCCTGACGCCCGCGGTCGAGCCGGACAGCCCGGTTCCCGCCGACGTCGTGGCGCGGCTGCTCGACGCCGTGTCCTACGAGGGTGAACACCCAGGGCTGACCGTGTGGTCGTCGGGCCGGTGGCGCGCGGGCGTGCTCACCGGCGCGCTGTCCAAAAAGGACGCGGAATTCGTCGGCGCGGGCGCCCGGGAGGCCGCGCGCAAGCGGTCGATCACCGAGTTGGGCGCCGCACTGGAAACGATGCACGAGCAGCTCACGGAGGCGGAAACCGAGCTGCGCCACCGCGTTCAGGCCGTCGAGGTGTGGGAGTCGCACCTCGACGCGTTCCCCGACGACCGCGAGGTGATCGCCGGGCGGGTCAGCGCGACCGAGTCCGAGCGGCTCGCCGCCGAGACCTCGGCGAAGGCCGACCTGCTGCGCGCCGAGCACCTCAGTGCCGACGGCCGGGTCAAGGCGATGGAGACCGAGCTGGCCCAGGACGCGGGCGCGGCCGGGCTGCCCGCCGACACCGAAGCCCTGCGCCAAGCCCACCGCGCGGCGACGCAGGCACGAGGTGCCGCCGAGAGCCTGCGCGACGCGCTCGCCAAGCGGTGCGCCGGGACCGTGCGCGACTTGGTCGAGGCGCTGCACGACCACAACGCCGCCGTCGACGACCGCGACACCGCCGAGGCCGTGGCGAACGAGAAGTGCGTGGCATTCCACCGGGAAGCCGCCGCGCTCGCCGAGCTGACCTCCGCGATCGGCGGCGAGGCCGAAGGCGTGGCCCGCCAGCTCACCGAACTGGAACGGCAGCGACGGACCACCCGCGAGGAGCTTCCCGCGGCCCGCAAGGCCACGACCGAGCTGTCCAACCAGGTGGTGAAGACGCAGACCCTGCTCGACACCCGGGTCGCCGAGATCGACGGAAAGCGCGCCGCCGCCGCGACGGCCGCGCGGGCGTTCACCGACGCGCTGGCCGCTCCCGGGGTGTGGCCCGCCGCGGTCGACGCCGACCGCCCGGCCGACGACGAAGAGGCGTTCGCCCTGCTGGAAACCGCGGTGTCGCAGGCGAAGCGGCTGCCGAGTGAGGAGAACGTCCTCACCAAGCTGCAAGCGCTGCAGGCATCGCTGGCGGGCACGCACAACGTGCTGCCCGAGCGGCACGCGGGCATCCTCACCGTCGTTGTGTCCGCTGAGGAAGGTCCGGCGCCGGTCGCGGTCGCGGCCAAGCGGGTCGCCGACCGTCTGGCGGAGCGTCGAGGCTTCCTCACCGAGCAGTACCAGGGGATCTTCGCCCTGCACCTGGTCCGTGAACTCGCCGAGCGGCTGTCCGGCCAGATCGCGGTGGCCGAAGACCTGACCCGCCGGATGAACGACGTGCTCGACACCGCACGCTCCAGCCAGGGTGTGCACGTCCAGCTCGACTGGCAGCCCGCCGCCTGGCTCGACGAGTCCACTGTGGAGGCCCTGAAGCTGCTGCGGATGCCGTTCGCCGACCGCAGCGAGGAACAGGACGCCCGGCTGCAGCAGGTGTTCACCGACCGCATCGAGGCCGAGCGCGACTCCGCGTCCGGCGGTTACACGGAGATCTTGGCGCGGGCACTGGACTACCGCTCCTGGTTCGCCTTCACCGTGCGGGTCCGCGACAGCGCCCCGGACGGCAAGCCGCGCTCGCGGCGGCTGCGCCAGCTCTCCTCCGGCGAGACCCGCCTGATCTCGTACGTGACGCTTTTCGCTGCCGCGGCGGCGTTCTACGGCGCGATCAGCGCGGGCGTCGCGGCCACATCACGGATGTC
- a CDS encoding SURF1 family cytochrome oxidase biogenesis protein produces MRSLLRPGWLMLAFVVVVFATACFTLLAPWQFTRHEERASTNDAITSSFEAAPIPIQSADPATQWRRVTLSGAYLPEAEAVARLRTVQGAAAFEVLTPFRLATGEVVLVDRGFVRPVEGVRVPDFAPAPTGPVDLVARVRADERDPQGRQAFTEEGRKHVYAVDSRTVGEAAGLSMRPGYAQLEEGSPGVLGALPLPQLDAGPYLSYALQWIAFGAMALLGLVYFTWREIKPGGMLRTDAPKRRSVAEILADDDAQATHPRVAPSGE; encoded by the coding sequence GTGCGGTCGCTGCTGCGCCCTGGGTGGCTGATGCTGGCTTTCGTCGTGGTCGTCTTCGCCACGGCGTGCTTCACCCTGCTCGCCCCCTGGCAGTTCACCCGCCACGAGGAGCGCGCGTCCACCAACGACGCCATCACGTCGTCCTTCGAGGCCGCGCCCATCCCCATCCAGTCCGCCGACCCCGCCACCCAGTGGCGCCGGGTGACGTTGTCCGGCGCGTACCTGCCGGAAGCGGAGGCGGTGGCCCGCCTCAGGACGGTGCAGGGCGCGGCGGCGTTCGAGGTCCTGACCCCGTTCCGGCTGGCGACGGGCGAGGTGGTCCTGGTCGACCGTGGCTTCGTCCGCCCGGTCGAGGGTGTCCGCGTCCCCGACTTCGCCCCGGCCCCCACCGGCCCTGTCGACTTGGTCGCGCGCGTCCGGGCGGATGAACGCGATCCACAGGGCAGGCAGGCCTTCACCGAGGAAGGGCGCAAGCACGTCTACGCGGTGGACTCCCGCACGGTCGGCGAGGCGGCTGGGCTGTCGATGCGGCCTGGGTACGCGCAGTTGGAGGAAGGTTCACCCGGCGTCCTGGGCGCCCTACCTCTGCCGCAGCTGGACGCGGGCCCGTACCTGTCCTATGCCCTGCAGTGGATCGCCTTCGGCGCGATGGCCCTGCTCGGGTTGGTCTACTTCACCTGGCGAGAGATCAAACCCGGCGGCATGCTGCGCACCGACGCCCCCAAACGCCGTTCAGTGGCCGAAATCCTCGCCGACGACGACGCCCAAGCCACCCACCCGCGAGTCGCCCCTTCCGGCGAGTGA
- a CDS encoding choice-of-anchor B family protein: MRFRRISGLLLLMAGVLAVSTAPAGAHDPETPEGQAAARAFMADYEPADRRAAITGTAAGVPCVNGKADIYPCKNVDLVSVLPLSSIGGGNGNDIWGWTDPTNQKEYAIVGRTNGTAFVDISTPTSPKYLGNLPSNGGSSTWRDMKVYKDHAFIVADMINGHGMQVFDLTRLRTVTSAQTFTADKLYTGFGPAHNIAINEETGYAYAIGSNTCSGGPHMVDIRTPKNPVNAGCVSQDGYTHDNQCVVYRGPDTRYTGREICFNSNEDTLTIVDVTTKSNPVQLSRTGYSGAQYSHQGWLTENQRYFLMDDELDEQRSSTDKKTKTYIWDLNSLTAPRHTGTYSSPVDSIDHNMYVKGDYVYQANYRAGLRILDIKNVASASLTEAGYFDIYPSADGAQFNGAWSTYPYFPSGNVVVNGIEQGLVVVKPNLGGVVDPPTGGKFENTNNVNIPDAGAAVTSDIAVTGVSGNAPATLQVAVDIKHTWRGDLVIDLVAPDGTAYRLKNSSGNDSADNVITTYTVNASTEVANGTWKLKVQDVARYDTGYIDAWSVQF; encoded by the coding sequence TTGAGGTTTCGACGAATTAGCGGCTTGCTGCTGCTGATGGCAGGCGTGCTGGCGGTGTCGACCGCTCCCGCCGGAGCGCACGACCCGGAGACGCCCGAGGGCCAGGCCGCCGCGCGCGCGTTCATGGCCGACTATGAGCCCGCCGACCGGCGCGCCGCGATCACCGGGACCGCCGCGGGCGTGCCGTGTGTGAACGGCAAGGCCGACATCTACCCCTGCAAGAACGTCGACCTGGTCAGCGTCCTGCCGCTGTCCAGCATCGGTGGCGGCAACGGCAACGACATCTGGGGGTGGACCGACCCGACCAACCAGAAGGAATACGCGATCGTCGGCCGGACCAACGGCACCGCGTTCGTCGACATCAGCACGCCGACCTCGCCGAAGTACCTGGGCAACCTGCCCTCCAACGGTGGCAGCAGCACCTGGCGTGACATGAAGGTCTACAAGGACCACGCGTTCATCGTCGCCGACATGATCAACGGCCACGGCATGCAGGTCTTCGACCTGACCCGCCTGCGCACCGTGACCTCCGCGCAGACGTTCACCGCCGACAAGCTCTACACCGGCTTCGGACCCGCGCACAACATCGCGATCAACGAAGAGACCGGCTACGCCTACGCGATCGGCTCGAACACCTGCAGCGGCGGCCCGCACATGGTCGACATCCGCACGCCGAAGAACCCGGTCAACGCGGGCTGTGTGTCCCAGGACGGCTACACGCACGACAACCAGTGCGTGGTCTACCGCGGCCCGGACACCCGCTACACCGGCCGCGAGATCTGCTTCAACTCCAACGAGGACACGCTGACCATCGTCGACGTGACCACGAAGAGCAACCCGGTGCAGCTCTCCCGCACCGGCTACTCGGGCGCCCAGTACTCCCACCAGGGCTGGCTCACCGAGAACCAGCGGTACTTCCTGATGGACGACGAGCTCGACGAGCAGCGTTCGTCCACGGACAAGAAGACCAAGACCTACATCTGGGACCTGAACAGCCTGACCGCGCCGCGGCACACCGGCACCTACAGCTCCCCGGTCGACTCCATCGACCACAACATGTACGTCAAGGGTGACTACGTCTACCAGGCGAACTACCGCGCCGGTCTGCGCATCCTGGACATCAAGAACGTGGCGTCGGCTTCGCTGACCGAGGCGGGCTACTTCGACATCTACCCGTCGGCCGACGGCGCGCAGTTCAACGGCGCGTGGAGCACGTACCCGTACTTCCCGTCCGGCAACGTGGTCGTCAACGGCATCGAGCAGGGCCTCGTCGTCGTCAAGCCCAACCTGGGTGGCGTCGTCGACCCGCCGACCGGCGGCAAGTTCGAGAACACCAACAACGTCAACATCCCGGACGCGGGCGCGGCCGTCACCAGTGACATCGCCGTCACCGGCGTCTCCGGCAACGCCCCGGCCACCCTGCAGGTCGCGGTGGACATCAAGCACACCTGGCGCGGCGACCTGGTCATCGACCTGGTGGCGCCAGACGGCACCGCGTACCGCCTGAAGAACTCCTCGGGCAACGACTCGGCCGACAACGTGATCACCACGTACACGGTGAACGCGTCGACGGAGGTCGCCAACGGCACGTGGAAGCTCAAGGTCCAGGACGTGGCCCGGTACGACACCGGCTACATCGACGCCTGGAGCGTTCAGTTCTAG
- a CDS encoding TIGR02678 family protein produces the protein MRADARDPLAGLSDIDAANVARCAKVLLRHPLLRPGGPDGDLLPMVYRYRTALQEMFAALLGYRLVVERRFARLYKAGPGTDPTRGEPALTPRGYAYVCLTMAALTGVGRQVLLSRLVADVRATASEAGIAVVDDIADRRALTAALRHLIGLGVISETDGTVAGLIGEAPAEALITIHTDLLGQLLAGSLAEAESAEELVSIAAAPGQVEHAVRRRLVENPVTLHADLPADEADWLLRRQRRESVVLERCFGLITETRAEGVAVTDPEEYLTDVVFPGTSTVARIALLALPELLDETDRPDGRVPVSAARLREVCANLVEDYPAAWARQATEDLETLVASIADLLTRLTLAVPDGDGWLISPAAHRWLPQPDDTPARNTVTPVQYAPEPGWSLFDEEGSS, from the coding sequence GTGCGCGCTGACGCCAGAGATCCACTCGCCGGGCTGTCCGACATCGACGCGGCCAACGTCGCCCGGTGCGCGAAAGTGCTGCTGCGGCACCCACTGCTGCGCCCGGGCGGTCCGGACGGCGACCTGCTGCCCATGGTCTACCGGTACCGCACCGCGCTGCAGGAGATGTTCGCCGCGCTGCTGGGCTACCGGCTCGTCGTGGAGCGCCGCTTCGCCCGCCTCTACAAGGCAGGCCCCGGCACCGACCCGACCCGCGGCGAACCGGCGCTGACCCCACGCGGCTACGCCTACGTCTGCCTGACCATGGCCGCGCTGACCGGCGTCGGCAGGCAGGTGCTGCTGTCGCGGCTGGTCGCCGACGTGCGGGCCACCGCGAGCGAGGCGGGCATCGCGGTCGTCGACGACATCGCCGACCGCCGCGCCCTGACCGCCGCGCTGCGCCACCTCATCGGCCTGGGCGTGATCAGTGAGACCGACGGCACCGTCGCGGGCCTGATCGGCGAGGCCCCGGCGGAGGCGCTGATCACCATCCACACCGACCTGCTCGGCCAGCTCCTCGCCGGTTCGCTCGCCGAGGCCGAGTCCGCCGAGGAACTCGTCTCGATCGCCGCGGCGCCGGGCCAGGTCGAGCACGCGGTGCGCCGACGCCTGGTCGAGAACCCGGTGACGCTGCACGCGGACCTGCCCGCCGACGAGGCCGACTGGCTGCTGCGCAGGCAGCGCCGCGAATCCGTCGTGCTGGAGCGGTGCTTCGGCCTGATCACCGAGACCCGGGCGGAGGGCGTGGCCGTCACCGACCCGGAGGAGTACCTGACCGACGTGGTCTTCCCCGGCACGAGTACGGTCGCTCGCATCGCCCTGCTCGCCCTGCCGGAACTGCTCGACGAGACCGACCGGCCGGACGGGCGGGTACCGGTGTCGGCCGCCCGACTGCGCGAGGTCTGCGCGAACCTGGTCGAGGACTACCCGGCCGCGTGGGCCCGTCAGGCCACCGAAGACCTGGAGACACTTGTCGCCTCGATCGCGGACCTGTTGACCCGCCTCACGCTGGCGGTGCCGGACGGCGACGGGTGGCTCATCAGCCCGGCGGCGCACCGCTGGCTGCCGCAGCCGGACGACACACCCGCGCGCAACACCGTGACGCCGGTCCAGTACGCCCCCGAACCGGGGTGGTCGCTGTTCGACGAGGAAGGATCATCGTGA
- a CDS encoding cobalamin biosynthesis protein: MSSARAIGLLLGVAADVVLGDPRRWHPVAGFGTVAQRVERTLYRDHHVPGVAYTAALAGSAVALGVAVERAGMRRPWVRVLGTATATWVVLGGRSLAAEGAMIGRHLDAGAVEAARERIPHLCGRDPSTLDSPAMARATVESVAENTSDAVVAPLFWGAVAGVPGLLGYRAINTMDAMVGHRSPRYRRFGWASARLDDLANLLPARLAAALTVVGAPVVGGDRKGAWTAWQRDAAAHPSPNAGRVEAAFAGALEVRLGGRTVYPYGVEDRPVLGTGRMPDAGHVTRAVELSRVVGALTAVVAATVALFTGRNKR, encoded by the coding sequence GTGTCGTCGGCGCGCGCTATCGGACTGCTGTTAGGCGTCGCCGCCGACGTCGTCCTGGGGGACCCGCGACGCTGGCACCCGGTCGCCGGATTCGGCACCGTCGCCCAGCGCGTCGAGCGGACGCTCTACCGCGACCACCACGTTCCCGGCGTCGCCTACACGGCCGCGCTGGCGGGGTCAGCCGTCGCTTTGGGTGTGGCTGTCGAGCGGGCGGGCATGCGCCGCCCCTGGGTCCGGGTCCTCGGCACGGCGACAGCCACCTGGGTCGTCCTGGGTGGGCGCTCCCTGGCCGCGGAGGGGGCGATGATCGGCCGCCACCTCGACGCCGGTGCGGTCGAAGCGGCCCGGGAACGCATCCCCCACCTGTGCGGCCGCGACCCCAGCACCCTCGACTCGCCCGCGATGGCCCGCGCCACGGTCGAGTCCGTCGCCGAAAACACCTCCGACGCCGTCGTGGCCCCTCTGTTCTGGGGTGCGGTCGCGGGCGTGCCCGGCCTCCTCGGCTACCGCGCGATCAACACGATGGACGCGATGGTCGGCCACAGGTCCCCCCGCTACCGCCGCTTCGGCTGGGCCTCGGCCCGCCTCGACGACTTGGCGAACCTCCTGCCCGCCCGATTGGCGGCGGCGTTGACGGTGGTCGGCGCCCCCGTGGTCGGCGGCGACCGCAAGGGCGCCTGGACTGCCTGGCAACGAGACGCCGCGGCCCACCCGAGTCCGAACGCGGGCCGGGTGGAGGCCGCCTTCGCGGGGGCTTTGGAGGTCCGGCTCGGCGGCCGCACGGTGTACCCGTACGGGGTCGAAGACCGGCCAGTCCTCGGAACCGGTCGCATGCCGGACGCGGGACACGTGACCAGGGCAGTCGAACTCTCCCGCGTCGTGGGCGCCCTGACCGCCGTCGTCGCCGCGACTGTCGCCCTCTTCACCGGTAGGAACAAGCGCTGA
- a CDS encoding DUF2397 domain-containing protein, giving the protein MEPEQETDTEHRLQLYAYLQPREHHRTYLAIMRLFTSTLLADLSAGEVSSALAAAERDGRIDIGESHVDVVIPRLRQLVEWGNLVHGRRETIAASIAEFQQGSMRYQVSKLAVRVQRDVDELLRVPEGAREVSRELLPAIERGLVQLGETLATASARTQLDAGSLPARRARELLAERVTTLFLQHAELAATVRDFYAYLGQILTRHHLAPEEISGFRNLLVEYIQVVVEDVLRHTPKIAATLSALAGARSELLSLLRPAEQLGTAVERTRGRRDKDWQDLTDWFADRPGNPSQVTALRDATTRAIGALLATVRRATTGGGLLPSRRAELVRLAGWFNAASPDEAHSIYAAAFGMYSARNLLPAPEHDGDDEHTPWRDGPAVDVSVSVRGRGDRGARGRTSRIMDDPITEQGLLAQAREADERRESASAELAAAATDLDNVTLSGEALGAFCELLTLAMAQREGADDPGAATDQVRGLTLTLTPESGRTTTIRSTSGTLTLRDTAVGIARAEVRGAR; this is encoded by the coding sequence GTGGAGCCAGAGCAGGAGACCGACACCGAGCACAGGCTTCAGCTCTACGCCTATCTGCAGCCGCGTGAGCACCACCGCACGTATCTCGCGATCATGCGGCTGTTCACCTCGACCCTGCTGGCCGACCTCTCGGCGGGCGAGGTGTCCTCCGCCTTGGCCGCCGCCGAGCGGGACGGGCGCATCGACATCGGTGAGTCGCACGTCGACGTGGTGATTCCCCGGCTGCGGCAGCTCGTGGAGTGGGGCAACCTCGTGCACGGCCGCCGCGAGACGATCGCGGCGAGCATCGCCGAGTTCCAGCAGGGCAGCATGCGCTACCAGGTCAGCAAGCTGGCGGTGCGCGTGCAGCGCGACGTCGACGAGCTGCTGCGGGTCCCCGAGGGCGCCCGCGAGGTGTCGCGTGAGCTGCTGCCCGCCATCGAGCGCGGCCTGGTCCAGCTCGGTGAGACGCTGGCCACGGCCTCGGCGCGCACCCAGCTCGACGCCGGGTCGCTGCCCGCCCGCCGGGCCAGGGAGTTGCTGGCCGAGCGGGTCACCACCCTGTTCCTGCAGCACGCCGAGTTGGCCGCCACGGTCCGCGACTTCTACGCCTACCTCGGGCAGATCCTCACCAGGCATCACCTGGCCCCCGAGGAGATCTCCGGGTTCCGGAACCTGCTGGTCGAGTACATCCAGGTCGTCGTCGAGGACGTCCTGCGGCACACCCCGAAGATCGCCGCGACCCTGTCCGCCCTGGCGGGCGCCCGGTCCGAGCTGCTCAGCCTCCTGCGGCCCGCCGAACAGCTGGGCACCGCCGTCGAGCGCACCCGAGGCCGCCGCGACAAGGACTGGCAGGACCTGACCGACTGGTTCGCCGACCGCCCGGGCAATCCCAGCCAGGTGACCGCCCTGCGCGACGCGACCACCCGGGCCATCGGCGCCCTGCTGGCCACGGTCCGGCGGGCAACCACCGGCGGCGGCCTGCTGCCGAGCAGGCGCGCGGAGCTGGTCCGGCTCGCCGGCTGGTTCAACGCGGCCTCCCCCGACGAGGCCCACTCGATCTACGCCGCCGCCTTCGGCATGTACTCCGCGCGCAACCTCCTGCCCGCGCCGGAGCACGACGGCGACGACGAGCACACCCCGTGGCGCGACGGCCCCGCCGTCGACGTGTCCGTGAGCGTGCGCGGCCGGGGCGACCGCGGCGCGCGCGGGCGGACCTCGCGGATCATGGACGACCCGATCACCGAGCAGGGCCTGCTCGCCCAGGCCCGCGAGGCCGACGAGCGCCGGGAGTCGGCGTCCGCCGAACTGGCCGCCGCGGCCACCGACCTGGACAACGTGACGCTGTCCGGTGAGGCGCTCGGCGCGTTCTGCGAACTCCTCACCCTGGCCATGGCGCAGCGCGAGGGCGCCGACGACCCCGGCGCGGCGACTGACCAGGTCCGCGGCCTGACCCTGACGCTGACGCCGGAGTCCGGTCGCACCACCACGATCCGCAGCACGTCGGGCACGCTCACGCTGCGCGATACCGCCGTCGGGATCGCGAGAGCGGAGGTGCGCGGTGCGCGCTGA